One genomic window of Halorhabdus sp. CBA1104 includes the following:
- a CDS encoding HAD family hydrolase: protein MTLAAVVFDLDETLAVTTRDRQRLLADTATAAGLEPIEYGTYERAHRESVTGDTRARIFETLIDDESIDPHAVAETYRGVVNEHLEPIEGAEALLTQLTTGAGYRVGVLTDGPERAQCSKIEKLGWGDLLDATVVTGRMETRKPDPVAFEAVLGALSVDADQAVYVGDKPEADVEGALDAGMRAIQVLYQGGPDPHPRADAHIERENLGTELPAVVESL from the coding sequence ATGACACTCGCGGCGGTGGTGTTCGACTTAGACGAGACGCTCGCCGTGACGACCCGCGACCGCCAACGATTGCTCGCGGACACGGCGACTGCGGCCGGGTTAGAACCGATCGAGTACGGCACGTACGAACGCGCCCACCGGGAATCCGTGACGGGCGACACTCGCGCGCGGATCTTCGAAACGCTCATCGACGACGAATCGATCGACCCCCACGCCGTCGCCGAGACCTACCGGGGCGTGGTCAACGAGCACTTAGAACCGATCGAGGGGGCCGAAGCGTTGCTCACCCAACTCACCACGGGAGCCGGCTACCGCGTCGGCGTCCTGACTGACGGTCCCGAGCGCGCCCAGTGCTCGAAAATCGAGAAACTAGGATGGGGAGACCTCCTTGACGCGACCGTCGTCACCGGACGTATGGAGACGCGCAAGCCCGATCCGGTCGCCTTCGAAGCGGTGCTTGGGGCCCTGTCTGTCGACGCCGACCAAGCAGTCTACGTCGGCGACAAGCCGGAAGCTGACGTCGAAGGAGCACTCGACGCCGGCATGCGGGCGATCCAGGTCCTCTATCAGGGCGGCCCGGACCCCCATCCGCGCGCCGACGCTCACATCGAACGGGAGAATCTCGGCACGGAATTGCCGGCGGTCGTCGAATCACTGTAA
- a CDS encoding helix-turn-helix domain-containing protein: protein MALRATYEITCEHLPFVSMVASVPDATLLVRLVPSQDEYTPFIVTVQEGPAPAVEKAFDEAMFVAGYTRLDESDAPPQYKVLPALSMSDHFPEDFDVGGLKALADTDSLVDEIRVTQTGWIQSGCFADRATLAEFQSFWERHGSFRLRRIKPVSRPHAEADGLTEPQREALLAAAEQGYFAVPRDASLADIAAGLDISASSLSERLRRGQLALIETYFDGPDA, encoded by the coding sequence GCGTGCCACCTACGAGATTACCTGCGAGCACCTGCCGTTCGTCTCCATGGTGGCCTCGGTCCCGGACGCGACTCTCCTGGTCCGCTTGGTTCCCAGCCAGGACGAATACACACCGTTCATCGTTACTGTCCAAGAGGGGCCGGCTCCGGCTGTTGAGAAAGCCTTCGACGAGGCGATGTTCGTGGCCGGATACACACGTCTCGACGAGTCCGATGCGCCACCGCAGTACAAGGTGTTGCCAGCCCTGAGTATGAGTGATCACTTTCCCGAGGACTTCGACGTGGGTGGGCTGAAAGCCCTGGCCGATACTGACTCCCTCGTCGATGAGATCCGGGTGACACAGACCGGCTGGATCCAGTCCGGCTGCTTCGCAGATCGGGCGACTCTCGCGGAGTTTCAGTCGTTTTGGGAGCGCCACGGTAGCTTCCGCCTCCGTCGGATCAAGCCGGTCTCACGTCCACATGCAGAAGCTGACGGGCTGACCGAGCCCCAGCGCGAGGCACTTCTCGCGGCCGCGGAACAGGGCTACTTCGCCGTGCCCAGGGACGCATCGCTGGCCGACATCGCAGCCGGTCTCGATATCAGCGCGTCCTCGCTCTCCGAGCGACTCCGACGAGGCCAACTCGCACTGATCGAGACGTACTTCGATGGCCCGGATGCGTGA
- a CDS encoding DUF2240 family protein, with protein MSLRTAVAAPFVQAGTNRLPRSDFVVDLSLDRDWVSPEQAKRLIDVAASEGLLTVEEQTLELTFDHASVTVPPDFVPDESILRERSTFERVLDALLAEGIDKQEAVAAINGLQSDLAITLEAAAVLYARRQGIDVSEAPNQAIEGR; from the coding sequence ATGAGCCTCCGAACAGCCGTCGCTGCCCCGTTCGTCCAGGCCGGGACGAATCGTCTTCCCCGCAGCGATTTCGTCGTCGACCTCTCTTTAGACCGGGACTGGGTGTCGCCCGAGCAGGCAAAGCGACTCATCGATGTCGCCGCCAGCGAAGGGCTGCTCACGGTCGAAGAACAGACCCTCGAACTCACCTTCGATCACGCTTCGGTGACGGTCCCACCTGATTTCGTCCCCGACGAGTCCATCCTCCGGGAGCGTTCGACGTTCGAACGCGTTCTCGATGCACTCCTCGCCGAAGGCATCGACAAACAGGAAGCCGTCGCGGCCATCAACGGCCTCCAGTCAGACCTCGCGATCACGCTGGAAGCCGCGGCTGTCCTCTACGCTCGCCGCCAGGGTATCGACGTCAGTGAGGCCCCAAACCAAGCGATCGAGGGGCGCTGA
- a CDS encoding alpha/beta fold hydrolase: MQTVTSADGTRIAYERRGEGAPLILLHGSSADRHSFRPLIPHLADEQTLIVPDRRGRGDSEDGSHYSLDREIEDLRALVAAVDGTPSVFGHSFGGLVALAAAPDLSIERLVLYEPAVLVGEHRDNDLANRMQDRLDAGERRESLRLFVEEAGGVPDVTALPWWPDEAPLDRVETVVRETRAVENYRISELPVVDAPTLLLTGKRGPDHLRDAVGALSDRLSDVCVIPFDDVGHMGIEAAPERVGDALNTFLG, from the coding sequence ATGCAAACGGTGACGTCCGCAGACGGTACACGTATCGCCTACGAACGACGCGGTGAGGGAGCGCCGCTTATCCTCCTGCACGGTTCCAGCGCCGACCGCCACAGTTTCCGGCCGTTGATTCCCCATCTGGCCGACGAACAGACGCTCATCGTCCCAGATCGCCGTGGGCGCGGTGACAGCGAGGACGGATCCCACTACAGTCTCGACCGCGAGATCGAGGATCTGCGCGCTCTCGTTGCCGCAGTCGACGGGACTCCCTCCGTATTTGGCCATTCTTTCGGGGGGCTCGTCGCGCTGGCGGCCGCGCCGGACCTCTCCATCGAGCGTCTCGTCCTCTATGAACCGGCCGTGCTGGTCGGCGAGCATCGGGATAACGACCTTGCCAACCGCATGCAGGACCGCCTCGATGCGGGCGAACGCCGCGAGTCACTCCGGTTGTTTGTCGAAGAAGCCGGCGGGGTGCCTGACGTGACTGCCCTTCCGTGGTGGCCAGATGAGGCACCGCTCGATCGCGTCGAGACCGTCGTTCGAGAGACTCGCGCCGTCGAGAACTACCGGATCTCGGAACTGCCCGTCGTCGATGCCCCAACACTACTCTTGACGGGTAAACGCGGGCCGGACCACCTTCGGGACGCCGTCGGAGCGCTTTCGGACCGACTCTCGGATGTCTGCGTTATCCCGTTCGACGACGTCGGACACATGGGGATCGAGGCGGCACCCGAACGGGTCGGCGACGCTCTCAACACTTTCCTCGGGTAA
- a CDS encoding 30S ribosomal protein S8e, giving the protein MKFQGRSTRKRTGGRRRHARNKRKHELGDEPTETEVGEQKLKFVDARGGTEKVRTIATDVASVATDDGTISAEIENVVENPANPNYVRRNIITKGAVIETSEGEARVTSRPGQDGQVNAELLE; this is encoded by the coding sequence ATGAAATTCCAGGGACGCTCGACGCGCAAGCGCACCGGTGGTCGACGCCGACACGCCCGAAACAAACGCAAACACGAACTCGGTGACGAGCCGACCGAGACGGAAGTCGGCGAGCAGAAACTCAAGTTCGTCGACGCGCGTGGTGGCACCGAGAAAGTCCGGACCATCGCGACGGACGTCGCCAGCGTGGCGACCGACGACGGGACCATCAGCGCCGAGATCGAGAACGTCGTCGAGAACCCCGCCAACCCCAACTACGTCCGGCGGAACATCATCACGAAAGGCGCAGTCATCGAGACCAGCGAGGGCGAGGCCCGCGTAACCTCCCGACCCGGCCAGGACGGCCAGGTCAACGCCGAACTGCTCGAATAA